One segment of Alnus glutinosa chromosome 2, dhAlnGlut1.1, whole genome shotgun sequence DNA contains the following:
- the LOC133859177 gene encoding proline-rich receptor-like protein kinase PERK8, translated as MASTTPSATSPTSSVTSPPPPSSPSPSNSSTSPPPTVSTPTQTTDTPPPSSPSTPPPKSPPPAVPAAPPPSPPASPPPASTPPPTSPPPSPPPSPPASPPPSPPASPPPSAPPPASPPPVSSPPPPSGGSPPQASPTPPVASPPPPQAIPPTASSPPPPNVTTPSSPPPVPKSPTSSPPPPIRTPPPSVSASPPPTSSAPNNTTASPPPSVPSSSSPPAIPSNSPAAGSPSNSTGSPSTKVSANETSTNTGGLGTGGSVAIGLVVGVIVISLLGMALCFVQKRKKRRTGRNYGYPVPSPFASSQNSDSLFLKPYSPTPLVRDGSGSEFMYTPSEPGGVSNSRSWFTYEELIQATNGFSTQNLLGEGGFGCVYKGVLTDGRDVAVKQLKIGGGQGEREFRAEVEIISRIHHRHLVSLVGYCISERQRLLVYEFVQNDTLHRHLHGEGQPVMDWATRLKVAVGSARGLAYLHEDCHPRIIHRDIKSSNILLNTNFEARVADFGLAKLALDSNTHVTTRVMGTFGYMAPEYATSGKLTEKSDVYSFGVVLLELITGRKPVDSSQPLGDESLVEWARPLLTEALEDEDFDRLVDPTLEKNYVAIEMFRMIEAAAACVRHSAARRPRMSLVVRALETVDEFSDLTNGMKPGQSEVFDPSQQSAQIRMFQRMAFGSQEYSSEMFNQTQSSLRSGDHGHRKSPSSVNTSGVWSN; from the exons ATGGCCTCCACAACCCCTTCTGCGACTTCACCAACTTCCTCTGTCACCTCGCCACCGCCACCTTCTTCCCCTTCTCCGTCGAATTCTTCAACTTCACCACCTCCTACAGTATCTACGCCTACTCAGACTACTGACACCCCACCGCCTTCAAGCCCTTCAACTCCACCTCCTAAGTCTCCTCCACCGGCAGTCCCTGCCGCTCCTCCTCCATCCCCGCCAGCTTCACCACCGCCAGCTTCAACACCACCTCCAACCTCACCGCCACCTTCACCACCGCCATCGCCACCTGCATCGCCACCACCATCACCGCCAGCATCACCCCCACCGTCTGCCCCTCCGCCAGCATCACCCCCTCCAGTTTCAtcgccaccaccaccatcaggagGTTCTCCTCCGCAAGCATCCCCTACGCCTCCGGTGGCATCCCCACCTCCCCCTCAAGCCATTCCACCAACTGCATCTTCACCTCCTCCGCCCAATGTCACAACACCGTCTTCCCCGCCACCAGTGCCAAAGTCGCCAACAAGTTCTCCTCCACCTCCTATACGTACACCTCCTCCATCTGTATCTGCTTCTCCACCCCCTACGAGCTCTGCCCCAAATAACACAACGGCATCACCTCCTCCTTCAGTTCCCTCATCCTCTTCACCTCCCGCTATTCCGAGTAATTCACCGGCAGCTGGAAGTCCCAGTAACTCAACAGGTTCTCCTTCTACCAAGGTATCAGCAAATGAAACATCTACAAATACAGGTGGGTTAGGCACGGGAGGATCTGTGGCAATTGGCCTTGTGGTTGGGGTTATAGTGATTAGTCTTTTGGGGATGGCTCTGTGCTTCGTACAGAAACGTAAGAAAAGGCGAACTGGAAGGAATTATGGGTATCCCGTACCTTCTCCATTTGCCTCCTCCCAGAATTCAG ATTCATTATTTCTAAAGCCCTATTCTCCAACTCCCCTAGTAAGAGATGGTTCTGGTAGTGAATTTATGTATACACCATCAGAGCCAGGCGGTGTAAGCAATTCAAGGTCATGGTTCACTTATGAAGAACTAATACAGGCCACAAATGGATTCTCAACACAGAATCTTTTGGGTGAAGGTGGATTTGGTTGTGTGTACAAAGGTGTCCTCACAGATGGAAGAGACGTAGCTGTTAAACAGTTGAAAATTGGTGGTGGACAGGGAGAGCGTGAGTTCAGAGCAGAAGTCGAGATAATTAGCAGAATACACCATCGCCATTTGGTCTCCCTGGTGGGTTACTGTATATCTGAGCGTCAAAGATTACTTGTCTACGAATTCGTCCAAAATGACACTCTTCATCGTCATCTCCATG GTGAGGGCCAGCCTGTTATGGATTGGGCAACCCGACTGAAGGTTGCTGTTGGTTCAGCTCGAGGACTAGCTTACTTACATGAAGACT GCCATCCCCGCATCATTCATAGGGACATTAAATCATCAAACATCCTTCTTAATACCAACTTTGAAGCTCGG GTTGCAGATTTTGGGCTTGCAAAATTAGCGTTGGATTCGAATACTCACGTGACCACACGTGTGATGGGAACCTTTGG TTACATGGCTCCAGAATATGCAACAAGTGGCAAGTTGACCGAAAAGTCTGATGTTTATTCCTTTGGGGTTGTGCTTTTGGAGCTGATTACAGGCCGCAAGCCTGTAGATTCCTCTCAGCCATTGGGTGATGAGAGCCTGGTTGAATGG GCTCGACCGTTGCTTACTGAAGCACTTGAAGACGAAGATTTTGACAGGTTGGTAGATCCGACGCTGGAAAAGAACTATGTTGCAATTGAAATGTTTCGGATGATTGAGGCAGCTGCAGCTTGTGTGCGTCATTCAGCTGCAAGGAGGCCACGAATGAGTCTG GTGGTGAGAGCTTTAGAAACTGTAGATGAATTTTCAGATCTCACCAACGGAATGAAACCCGGGCAAAGTGAAGTATTCGATCCATCACAACAATCTGCACAAATCAGGATGTTTCAAAGGATGGCTTTTGGTAGTCAAGAATACAGTTCAGAAATGTTCAATCAAACACAGAGTAGCTTGAGGAGTGGAGACCATGGGCACCGAAAAAGCCCGTCATCAGTAAATACGTCTGGCGTATGGAGCAATTGA
- the LOC133860438 gene encoding cinnamoyl-CoA reductase-like SNL6, translating into MHHREREREMVELNLMVWRGLKEEQRSCISNQNSLGLSSSARKRELVCVTSGNSYLASHIVKELLAHAYPVRVTIQYQVDFDDMRELMRDEEINQLESVVVANMGDVDSLSDAFRGCHAVFHTSSFVDPHGISGYSEWMAVVEAEGAKNVIEACGRAAYTKRCIFTSSLLASIWRGDNVDRVVDETGWSDENFCRENRLWLALGKTMAEKAAWSKSKEMDVELVTVCPGLLMAPSFPNAHRETSVPYLKGGQIMLRRGVLATVDVKKVAVAHVQVHQAMEDCGACGRYFCFERVVRRLEEAIEVESGLDMHGLLSGGGGRRQILLEGDRQEIIDSNLDNSKLSKLALQASQRLSCKQCCKISWP; encoded by the exons atgcatcacagagagagagagagagagatggttgaACTAAATCTGATGGTGTGGCGAGGTTTGAAGGAGGAACAAAGAAGTTGCATTTCTAATCAAAATAGCTTGGGTTTGAGTAGTAGTGCAAGAAAGAGGGAATTGGTTTGCGTGACAAGTGGGAATTCTTACCTGGCTTCCCACATTGTGAAGGAGCTCTTGGCTCATGCCTACCCAGTTCGTGTCACTATCCAATACCAAG TGGATTTTGATGACATGAGAGAGCTGATGAGAGATGAAGAGATAAATCAACTAGAAAGTGTTGTGGTAGCAAACATGGGAGACGTGGACAGTCTCAGTGATGCTTTTAGAGGTTGTCATGCTGTTTTTCACACCTCCTCTTTCGTTGATCCGCATGGGATCTCTGGTTATTCA GAATGGATGGCAGTTGTTGAGGCTGAAGGGGCAAAGAATGTCATTGAAGCTTGTGGTAGAGCAGCATATACAAAGAGATGTATCTTCACCTCTTCTCTTCTTGCCTCTATCTGGAGAGGCGACAATGTAGACAGGGTTGTTGATGAGACTGGTTGGAGTGATGAAAATTTCTGCAGGGAAAACAGG CTTTGGCTCGCCTTGGGCAAGACGATGGCAGAGAAGGCTGCCTGGAGCAAGTCTAAAGAAATGGACGTGGAGCTTGTTACAGTGTGCCCTGGATTACTTATGGCCCCCTCTTTCCCAAATGCTCACAGAGAAACCTCTGTACCGTACCTTAAAG GTGGCCAGATCATGCTACGACGAGGCGTCCTTGCTACTGTAGATGTGAAGAAGGTGGCAGTGGCGCATGTCCAGGTTCACCAAGCAATGGAGGATTGCGGAGCTTGTGGAAGGTATTTTTGCTTCGAAAGAGTGGTACGAAGATTGGAGGAGGCCATTGAGGTAGAAAGTGGGTTGGACATGCATGGCTTATTatcaggaggaggaggaagacgaCAAATCTTACTAGAAGGAGACCGCCAGGAAATTATAGATAGCAACCTTGATAACTCCAAGCTTTCTAAACTGGCATTACAAGCTTCTCAACGCTTATCTTGCAAACAGTGTTGCAAAATCTCATGGCCATGA